GTGGGCAGCAAGCAGTTCATCGTTTTTCTAATTGTCGCTTATGTCTACATCGTCAAGATCGGCGGACCTCGGTTCATGAAGGGCCGCAAACCGTACGACAACATCAAGCCCCTGATCGTGCTCTACAACGCTGCTATGGTGCTCCTCAACTGCTACTTCGTCGGTGCTTTCTTCGCGAGGACCTACTGGACAGGCAGGTACAGCCTCTTCTGCCAGGGCATTGACTTTCAGGCACGGGACCCGCTGACGATGAGCATGCTGTCTCACGTGTGGTGGTACGTGATGGTGAGGATCGCCGACTTCCTGGACACGATATTCTTCGTTCTGCGCAAGAAAGACTCGCACATATCGTTCCTGCACGTCGTCCACCACATCTTGGTCGTCTTCAACGGCTGGTACGGCCTTGCCTACGGAGCCGATGGCCACTCTGCTTTCGGcatcatcttcaacagcttcgtGCACGTGGTCATGTACTCCTACTACTTCTTGTCTCTGTTGGGACCTTCGGTGCAGAAGTACCTGTGGTGGAAGCGCTACCTCACCCAGTTCCAGCTGGCTCAGTTTGTAATCATGTTCTTCCACATGACCATACCGCTGTTCGTGAAATGCGGCTACCCCCTGGCGCACATATTCATCACGTTGCCGCagggcgtcttcttcttcacaatgttCATGAACTTCTACATTAAGAGTTACTGTAATCGAAGGAGGGGGCATCAGCCTCGCGACGAGATCAAAAGCAAAGATCAGTAACTGCTCTCAGCCCTTATTTTGTTTACTTTTCGACGTTGAAAATTTGCTTTGGTGGTTACTTTGTTTAGCGCAGGTAATGAGGAATATGAATGGGCAACTGCGGATTGTATGCAGTCGCACAGAGCAAAGCGTGCAAATCAGCTTTGTTTACTGTATAATCGGGCTCAGCACTTTGTTTCCTCATCGTAATCCTTAAAGCTCCAGTTGACGCTCCGATGGTACAGGAGGCCCTGCTGCGTTCTGAAGATTGGTTTTGGCGTTCTGCTTCGTATCTGGCCATTCTTTTAATCATTGTCATGGGCGTTCGTGCGTTGGAAAAAGCCTGCACTCATGTGAACCTTGACTTCATGTACACCAGTACAGTTAAGCCAACTAAATTTGAATGGAAAGTAATAAGCGGAACGGGAAAGACGCCCGAGTGGACAAATGCTCTCAGATCACCCTGGCGTATACTCAAGTTCCTCTTCATATTTTACTAAAACACTCTGATTGCAAGTATCAATGTCACGGGAAAGCGAATGGTGTGTGAACGCTTTCGCGTTAgcctttttatgtctttatgtATTGCTTAGCGCACTCTTCTTATATAAAGAATATGACAATTAGAACTGTAAAGCAACGTTGTGAAGGTCTTCGGTAAAAAGCTGTCCCTGCCATCCTATCGCGTAGTGAATGTGATAACAATAGGCACTCGTTCACCTGATTGTTGAGGTACACCTTTAATACATAATAGTTCCTTTTCATTTAGTGCATATATGCTTCAATAAAAGTAAGCCAATTTGAAGCATCATTATTTCCTTGGCCAGTATCTTTATCACCACTACTTGAGCGAGCGTTCAAGATTCAGTTACAACTGAGTGTGGACGCCATgcacaacttttgttttatttctcgCGGTCCCGTTGGTACGGAAGTTTCACATTGTTTTAGCCGAAGGGCGTTTAATACGATCAAACTATTCTTCAAAACAATAGCCCAAACTTGTGCACAATTACCACATACCCTCCCGCGCACTACCTGCCGTATCACTTAATTGCCTGTATTTTTTTAATATAACCTCCAGTAGACATGTCGAGAGAGCATGAATTTGCTAGTCGCGTGCCGCATCTCATTTTCTAAGAGCTTTAGAGACAGCACAGACGTTATACTTCGTTTCTTCCCGAATGCTGGAGGCACTGGCAAAGCGCCATTGGCGACGCTTATTCTTGTGGTCGCCATAGTTCGCGGTGATTCGGTGCACGCAGCCAAAATACATTTCCGATAGTTTCATGTAGGTCATCGTGGCAGCGCCTGTACGCTATATTTAGAAACGAAGCGGAACGCAAGTCCCTCACCGGCATGCAGTCTGCTATGTAACATACGGAAGCCGTGCTCTAAAGTCACGCACCCGACTTTGTTAAGCCCCTCGGTGACTGCACTGATCTCAGTTATGGCGCACGGAACATCGTCTGTGGAATGTAATGTAGGCGCAACAAATCCGTGATTATATAATCGGTCGTTGCGAGATCATCGAATCGGGAAGCTTTTGTCCAGAAAATATGATTTCCGCAACTTGCATGCATGCTTTATTAGTTGATTCCGCTGTAATGTTGGTGAGAAAGAAAATAATGCGTTTTTGAAACTATCAGATGATGTCATGTGTATTTCTCGAACAGTCCGTTAGAGCTAACACTACTCCCGGACCGTGTTGCGTGTACAATGGCACGTGTAAGAAAACGTAGAACTATAGGCGGGCGCacggggggcggtcgccccccccccctcccagtcaCCTAAGAAGCGGGGGAGGGGGAAcgcttaatagggagggggagcgctgcgatgatgacccccccctccccgtacAGAACTGATCACGCAGGTTCCATGCAAGAATTCGCGAATTCCTCGCGAATTTCCTCTGTGAACCTGTGCAGTAAATAACCTTTTGGTACAATGTACGTATGAAATGCACAAGCAATACGAAACCGAACCGACTGTTGACGTACACCAACTTGTTTCATAGCGGGCAGGCTAACCGCGGTGGTCAAAATGCGTTATTGGATAGTTACAGTGTCATGTCGCGCGTTGGTTATATTAAAGTACTACATTGAAACGCCGTATTGTGGGCCTATACAGCAGGGTATGAGTTTCTACAGTATATATAAGCATGGCGTTTCAACACGCTGCGCTCGACATATCCGCTAGGCATCATGTGCATATGAGTGTGTGGTATAACTTCAGGGCAACTACATCGTGCCTCCAGCTATTGTCAGGCACTGCTATGCGtatttctatgtgtgctatggtATTTCTACACAGTGATTCATATGAGAGTGCAATGTTGTTGAGTTGTTGGTGCTAGCTTCTTATATTCAGTGGTTTAATATTTTATTAAATATTTGTGTCTCTCCTAATTTGCTCATGGTTCTGTTTTGTATACGCCTTCGAAGTGTATTCTGCGAGTGTTTATTGCTGCAGTTGGTTTATGGTTTCATCTTGCGCTATACTTCTTTGGTGCGCGCCGTATCTGACTCATATTGTGAATTGCGCCCTGTGAGTGTTAGTGATTGCATTTAATGATACGTGAGTGGTCTATTAATTCAATTGTTGAAAATCATGCATGGCGCGCAATTCTTGTTGCATAATTCAATCGAATCGCTGTTGTGGCAAGGCGGACAACAAATGCCGCAAGAATTTGTAATCTCATGCGATTGGACTATACCAGATGCTTATTAATGGTTAAacttcaagaaaaaaatataaaaaacggTAATGCGCCTAAGTGATAAGAAATGTTGTATAgagccaaagaaaaataatttatgcAAGTGAAACCCCGCATAAGTACTAGATGTTTGTTTCCCCTCTTCCTCTTGGCATGAATGATAACTCAGGATTAAGTCTTTTCTTTTACAATTTCCTCCTATTCTGGATTGCGCCCATAGAGCTCCTATAGGAGCAGGACTGATGTATTAGTTCTTAAAATTGTTGCAGTTGTACTGCATCGCCTGCAATGCATAAGCGTCGCAGTCCCGTACAAAAGTCGTTATGAAAATTCGGTTGTATTTTTATTTACTATTTGTTCAATTCCCTTAAACTTCTCTTGAGGTATATTTTAATTCCTAATGTACACTGATTTTGCGTGGGTATAACAAGTCCTGTAATTCTGCCAGTGCGACAGAGCCTGCATACGCTGATAGATGGCTAGCTGTCAGGATGACCCTTTCGCTGTTTGCGATTCTTGCTCGCTCTGTGACTGATGTTTATCGCGCATTTTATCGACGACTTGGGGACAGGCCGGCGTCATTTATAGGATTGGGATGCAATGTGGTATGCTTGCATTTTGTAACAGTGCAAAGGGGCACACGTGTACATAAGGACGAAGAGGTAATGCAGGACAAGTGATATTGTGTGCGCATATAACTAGGGGTGTGACCTAGATTTCATTTCCGCGTTGGACGTCCGCAACTTGCTGTCTGGCTACGCCTGTGcatttaatatatatattttatttacaGCGCTTGTGCGTGACGTCCGTCTAATTTGTTGCCTCCAGTGAACTATATACAGTCGGCAAGCTTCAAATCAATGGCCCGCCTTGTTGCGTTGCGTAATCGGTTGCTCTTTTAGTGGGCCGTCTTCACTATAACGCGGTACAGTAGGTATGAATGTGTTATGTTAAGTACTCTTACAGCGGTAAAGCTCAGAAAAGTTTTGTCTCTATATATAGATGTAACGACCTCTGTTAGATGGATGCAGATGCCGGAAGTTGTTCCTATGCTTCTTACGCCCGTCTCCCATAGCGATTGTGTTGCTTTGTGTGACGTTGACACCCACGACCTTGGTTTCATGCTGATTTAAAATATCTGTACTGCAATTTTCTCAGTATGATTTTAACCAAATCGCTCGCATGCATATCTTGTTATGCTCGCAGGAGTTAagatatttttgttgttgttttggtcAGATTCTGgaaaggatggatggatgaaagaactgtGCAGTTTATTTTCAACGATCTACCACTAAACAACCTCACTCGGTTGCACTCTGTGACGTCACTCGTCATTCTGTTGCCACTCGCGTACAAGTGCGCAGTTCTTGCGTTGTCTTCTGGCGCACCAAAGCTGCGGCGTATACCCGGACGTGACGGGGTATCCCCATTTCGTTTGCCCATAGAGAGTTTTAGATGAAGGACGCGCCCTTTGGGTTCCGCTTGGGCTCCAGCGAAGCCAATGCAGATTTTGGGCTCTTTCGCGTGCTCGAACGTATACGGTTTTCGTTTCCTAATATTAAGCTATACACTTACAGTGCACCCGTTCAATGCGCCTTGCAGTTATCTTCCAGCACGTCCTTCAGAGGGTCTCAATACGCGCTCTTgtcgttctttctgtcttttcgtATTTGTCTGCTCTGTACGCTAGTTGACAACGGAATACCAACTAGTCCGTACTCAAACCCTGCTTCGATACTTACCGTTGACGACTTAGTTCATGCATTTAGCAGTCTGTTGTTATGCTATGGTGGCGATGTTGTACTATTTGGTGGAAGCAAATTTTATCAGGAAGTTTTCTCAGCAAATGTTATCAGGCCTCAGTTCCATTGCAGCCGTGCCCGACAGCGTCTAGCCATGCCCAGGCCATAGCACACGCCAACACGCACACGCGCGTTCCTCGTCTGCTTGGCCCTTCAGAACTAGTCGAGGTGACACCGCGATCGCGAAGGCCGCCACGTAGACAACGGCAGTTCCCACACAGCTAAGGGAATTCAGGCTCGGTTACACCCACCTCAATCATGATCTCGCATCATGTAATAAACATGAAGATGATGAGGAAGATGGAGGATGATGAACGCAGGAAGATGATGAGCAAAAACTCGTCGTAACTCGTCGTACTTCGTTCATGTTGGTTTTGAGCAGCATCTTCCTTAACGATGTTTATTAAATGTTGATGCGAGATCATGAATAAGGTGGGCGTAACCTGGACTGAATTCCCTTTGCTGTGAAACGTGGACGGGTAGGACGAGTTCTTGCGATCCGCAAGCACCCTTAACGACCGGATCGCCCAGCAGCATGCATTATTGAAATGATAGACATAAATCGAACACTGGATGCCGAATCGATAGTTGTTTGCGAAGCGGGCACTAAAGCGGCCAACTatactcgacaaaaaaaaaatatagcagaGAGAGAGGCAGCAAGAGTGACGAGGAGGAACGTCATCTTTAACGCTTCATTTTCACACGCG
This window of the Rhipicephalus sanguineus isolate Rsan-2018 chromosome 2, BIME_Rsan_1.4, whole genome shotgun sequence genome carries:
- the LOC119383056 gene encoding elongation of very long chain fatty acids protein AAEL008004: MSTGGAMENSTGTGSAEDFFRRDPRTADWALVGSKQFIVFLIVAYVYIVKIGGPRFMKGRKPYDNIKPLIVLYNAAMVLLNCYFVGAFFARTYWTGRYSLFCQGIDFQARDPLTMSMLSHVWWYVMVRIADFLDTIFFVLRKKDSHISFLHVVHHILVVFNGWYGLAYGADGHSAFGIIFNSFVHVVMYSYYFLSLLGPSVQKYLWWKRYLTQFQLAQFVIMFFHMTIPLFVKCGYPLAHIFITLPQGVFFFTMFMNFYIKSYCNRRRGHQPRDEIKSKDQ